CTTTACAGTGGCGAAGTGTACGGTGTACAATTGCCAGGTATTGATGGTTTGTTTGAAATCTTAGACAAACATGCTCCGTTGGTTAGCGCTTTAAAAAAAGGTAATCTTAAAGTGATTGTTGATAAAACCACATCTTCTAACTATTCTATCCAGGGTGGTTTTGTGGAGGTTTTGAATAACAAGGCTACTGTATTGGTAGAAGGTGCCGTAGAAGCTTAAGCTTACTTTATAAATATTGATTGAGCCCTCATATTGAGGGCTTTTTCTTTTTCACCCTTTTTCTAAAGTTCATCATCTAGCATCGCCATTTTTTATGTGGAAAACTGACAAATCATCTGCAGACATTGGCAGTGTTGTAATTGTTCAACATCAACTTGGCATTTTACCTAACTATTTCCCCAGCTTCACCTACTTATCCTTTCAGAAAAAAAACTCAAAGACTTGTTGAGACTGATATTATATAAAGGATAGCTAAAAAATGCTGATTTGCCTCCACCACTGAGGTGTTAACGAAGCTGTAAGCCTTAAGGGCATTGCTTTTGATTAAGTTTAAACATCTTTTACTAAACATATGATAACTTATGAAAAAGCACTATTTAATAGCTGGTTTGGTTGCAGTGGGAGCATTAACTGGCTGCTCTAAGGATCCACTTCAGGGAATGACGCAGGAGGAATCGCGGATCTATATTACGAACCACGATTCTACAGCAAGGTTTGGTTCGTATGCTACTTTTACTATTTCAGACTCGGTTACGGTTATTAATAATAACCAGGTTACTCGGCAGCAAACAACTTCAGACATTGCATTTATAAGTGCGTTGCGCGCTGAAATGCAGGGTCGTGGTTATACCATGGTGAACAGAACAGATAAACCGGATTTGGCTGTTAACGTAAACCGGATCTACAACACCTCAACTGGCGTTATCAATTATGGTAACTACTGGGGTAACTACGGTGGCTTCTACGATCCATGGATGTGGGGCTATGGCGGTATGGGCTTCGGATCACCTTTTGGATTCGCCACATATTCAATTACTGAAGGAGCATTATCTATAGATATTCTTGACCTAAAAAATGCTTCTGCTAACAACCGCATCAATGGTATCTGGAGCGGCCTCATCAGGGGATCTGGAATTTTCAATGCTAATACAGCGGCAAGCCAGGTTAAGCAGCTTTTTGAACAATCACCTTACTTAAGAAAAAATCAATAACAATGAAGACTAGAATAATATTAGCTATAGCAGTGCTTTTTGCAGCGATGAGTAATACTGCAAATGCGCAAAACAGGCTGCGAATGGAGTTGGGTTACAATGTTGGTATACCGACAGGATCTTTCAAAACGAACCAGATAAACAATACTTCTTTTAGAGGTGCAATTGGTGAAATCAGCTATCCTGTTAGCAACAAGTTCCAGTTGGGTTTAATGTCTGGTTTTCAGAATTACCACCAGAAGTTTGGACGCCAGCTTTACCAAACACAGGATCATCAAACCATTTCGGCGGTAAAAACAAATTCTATTGACATCATTCCGCTGGTACTACGTGGTACTTATTTCCCTATGGGAAGCAATACGCAACAGCTTATTCAGCCGTATGTTTCTGCAGGCGCAGGTTTAAGCTTTGTTAGTTACGACCAGTATCTTGGAGAATTTGGTGGCAGTGAAACAGCATTTCCTTTAATGGTACAGGCTGGTGCAGGTGTTATTATTCCTGTAGGTGGAATGTTGCCGCAAACAGGAATCAAGCTTGGCGCTACTTACAACTATTCCGGTTATACAAAAAATGACATGAATACCAAATTGGGTAACATAGGCGTGCATGCAGGCTTTGTTTTCCCGATGAGATAGTCTTTGGTGAATTTTAAATAATGAGCGGTTGCAGTTTCTGCAGCCGCTTTTTATTTTAATCCTTTTGCAGAACCTGGAACCTGCGGGTGCTAGACTCCCCCGCTTCATCTATTACGGTAAGTGTGTGCCAGCCAGGCGAAGGATCAAGTGCTAATTGGTGAAAGCGGGTGGTGGTGGCGTAATACTGGTCATCAATATGCCAAAAAAGCTTGGCTGCGTTGGTTCGATGTGTTGCCGTAAAAACCGTTCTGCCTTTTTCGCCAGAGAATTCTTTAGGTATATAAAGTTGTGCATTCTGTTCAGGATAGATGATCTCCAGCGACCTTGACTGATCCGTTTCGCAGCCACTCATAAATGGAGGCAGCGGCAGGTAGTTAGCGTGCTTGTTCTTGTAGTAGTATTCCATTGTTGGTGGCAAAACAAACCAGCTTTTGTGCACCATATCAGATGGCTGAATGCAAGCTTCAGTCGCACGAAAAGTAGCAGTAGGATCTAAATGTATTTTGCGGTGGTAAGGACAAGAGGATGCATTGGCTGCAGATATGGAAACCATCATTGTGTCAACCGCATCGCAATCCATTCCTGCCTTGTAACCGCTTTGGTGACAAATAGGTAAATAAGCAAAGTCGTATGAAGGAGGTTGAAACCATTTGCTTGTTGGCAGCAGGCGGAAAATGTCGAACATGACAGGAGCAGCAGTGTTGATGCCTGTAAGTTCTGGCCGGCCTTCACCATCAGTATTGCCCACCCAAACCACCACACAATATTTTGGTGTAAAACCAATAGCCCATCCGTCTCTAAAGCCAAAGCTTGTTCCGGTCTTCCACGCTATACGCTGCGCTGAAGAAAACATATTCCAAAGACCTTCTTCACCGGGCCGCATCACCTCCTGCATCGCATTGAAGGTGTGCCAGAGGGCAGTATAGTTGATCAGTTGATTAGTTGATTGGTTGACTAGTTGAGCTGTTGATTGACCTACAGGTTCCTGGTTTTTGATTTTTGACTGTTGATTTTTGATTTGGTACCTCGGCATGTGCCAATCATCACCCACTACCTTGCCTTTATTCTTCTCCTGGTGCAAATAACTTCTTGCAAGGCTGCTATACACACCTGCCAGCTCCCATGGTGTTACCTCGCAGCCGCCGAGAATGAGGCTGAGGCCGTAATGATCTGCAGGTTTTTTTAGTGTAGTAAAACCGTACTGTTGCAGCAGGTTGTACATCCGCTGGTACTTGTACTTCTGCAACATTTTAACCGCAGGTATGTTCAGGCTGCGGCTGATGGCCTGGTTGGCAGGTACAGCGCCATCATATTGCAGGTTGAAGTTTTGTGGTGTATAGCCGCCAATCTGTGTTGGAATATCTGGTATAAGCTGCCGTGGCAGAATTTGACCATCGGCCTGTAGTGCAGCATAGAGCAGCGGCTTTAGTGTACTGCCGGGGCTGCGTGGAGCAGCAAGCACATCTACATGGCTCTCCAGTTCAGGATCTGTGGGATTGTACACGTTTCCTACATATGCCAGCACATTCCCGGTTTCTACTTCCATTACCATTGCTGCGGCATTGTTGATGCCATTGCCACGGAAGCTGCTATGATGGCGAGTTACAACTTGCGTTACCTGCTTTTGTAAAGTGGCTTGAAGTGTTGTTGTTACTCTTGTTGAAACTTCATGATCCTGTTGCTGTAGTAGAGGGTATTCTTTCCTGAAGCGATCGAGCAGGTGAGGAGCGAGCTGCGGTAGTGGTAATGGTGCACCTGGCAATGGTTCCAATAAAGCAAGCTCTGCGGTGGTCGTATCTATTTTTTTATTCAGCAGGAGTTTTTGAATCAGCGCATTCCTCTTGCGGAGCAGGGCCTCCCTGTTTTTGCCGGGATGAATAAGAGAAGGCGCATTGGGCAGTACGGCTAAAGTTGCCATTTCGCCCCAGCTAAGTTGGCTGGCGCTTCTGCCGAAGTAACGCCATGCGGCTGCGTCCAGGCCTACCACGTTACTTCCAAAAGGTGCATTGGCTGCATACAAAGCGATAATCTCTTTTTTGCTGTAGCCGCATTCTAGCCGAACAGCCAGTATGCTCTCCACCAGCTTCTGAAAAATGTTCCTGTTCTTTTTCCTGCTTAGCCTGATGACCTGCATGCTGAGCGTGCTGCCACCACTCACTACTTTATTGCCTTTTGCATTTTGCCATACAGCTCTTCCAATTGCAATGGGATCAACACCGGGGTGGTAGAAAAACCTTTTGTCTTCGAAAGTGGTGATGCACTCAATGAATTTTTCCGGTACGGCTTCATTGTAAGGAAATCGCCACTGACCATCGGCTGCAATGCTTGCATTCAGCAGTTCACCTTCCGCATCTTCTAATACAAAACTGGTTTGGGAATGGAAGAGCGGGGTAGGTAGGGAAAAGTAAAACAAAACGGATGATAAAATAAGTGATACCATTATTGCTTTCCTTTTAAAGGAAAGGCTAGAGGTTCTTTTTGTTATAATCATCCAGATGTTGGGCAACAGGTAGTTTATTTTTTAAATTTGAAAAAACGTGATGGTATGAAAGAGAAAGAAAATGTAGCTGAAAAGAAAGAATTTATAAAAGAGCACATAGACGCTGCAGATGAACAAACAGTCAATATGATATATGACATGCTAGACGGAAACGATCTACTTGAAAACATTTCACCAGAATTTGAAGAAGCTATCCGGCGTGGTATAGAACAAGCCGATAATGGCCAGGTAATACCCCACGAAGAGGTAATGAATAAGTTCAGACAATGGCGGTCAAAGTAGTTTGGACTGTTGATGGTACTAGAAGCTTTCAAGATATACTTGAATACCTGCTTCTGAATTTTTCCGAGAAAGAAGCTCATAGATTTTTCCATGCAGTAGAAGCTAAATTGAAACTTGCGCAGTCGAACCCTATGATGTACCGACAATCTGCTCGGTTTCCTAATGTTCATGTTACAGTTGTTCTGAAGAAAGTATTACTGGTTTATAGATACAAACAAAGGGAGCAAATTATTGAAGTCCTTGTTTGTTGGGACGGAAGAAGGGATCCTAAAAAATTCAAATTTTAAGACAACTTCCAAGTCACCTATTTCACCTCCACCCACTTGCCATTCACTCCCGCACTAATGCTGTTGTCGTACATGGCCTCGCAATACACACCCGGCCAGTAGTAGCGCCCGGGATATGCAGCAGTTAGTTGCACATAATATGTCAGCGTTTCATTCTGCCTGATATCGAAATAGTGATACACCCGATCGTCGCGTATATCCATGTATTCAGCAGGAGAGGATTTAAAGGCGCCCTCCGCACTGTACATGCGCGTGTTCAATATCTCCCAACCGCTGGGGAATACCTGCGACAGCGCCATCTCGTTATATGTGCCTCTTTGCCCTGTATTTTTTACCGTAACCTTAGCAATGAAATCAGTGCCTTGCGTGATGGATGAAGGATCTATAGGAGCACCTGACGTAGTAGTAAATGATACATTGGTAGCCAGGTAAGCTGATTGCCTGCTCACCTGCATGGTATCGCCTGCTACAGGCTGGCCCTGGTTGATGATCCGCACATACAGCACATTGCTTCCCTTGTTGGTAAGATTGATGTTCGCCTTGCCATTGCTAAAGCTAACAGGTAGCTGCGCAACAGGAGAAGTGCTGTTGAGGTTGACATTGTTGCCTGCTACATTGCCAGTGATGGTTACGCGGTTGCCGTTTGGGTTCTTGCCGCAGAACTTACCAACCGCTATCAGTGCATAAGCAGTTGTTTGTGTGCTGTACCAGTTTTCTTTAGACAGTTGCTGCGCTACTGCTCTTGCCAGTCGCTCTGCTTCGGCTCTTCTACCCATAATGGTCAAAGTCTCAAGCACCATTGCCTGGTCGCGCAGGTTGCTTCCATAGGTAATACCGGGAGCAGCGCGTTGCGAGAAATTAGTAGGCAAGCCACTGATGAGTTGTAGCGCTACCTGTGTTTGTCCTGCCAGGTGATAAGCAGCTGCCAATCGCCATTTAGCTTCCGGAGTAATGAACTTGTATTCTTTCAGCCTGTTCATCGCACCTAATTCTGGAGCCTTTGCTAATGCCAGCAGGTAAAGCCTGTAAGCCTGCACCAGGTCGCCACCATAGTACACCGGCGATGTCTGGTTCCATGTATTGGCTTTGGTGCGCTGGTAGCCTCTCCACTGCTGAAGCAATGAAGATGGAATATTATAGCCTCGATCAGATGCTTCTAACAAGAAGTGACCAGCATAGTTCGTTCCCCATTCATCTGCAGTTCGATTTCCTGGCCAATAACTAAATCCACCATCAGTAGATTGGAAGTTTTTGATGCGTTCAACAGCGCGCCTGATGTTGCCCTGCACCTGTGCCTGCTGTTGATTGTTTAGCTCCACCATTTGGTTGAGCACCAGCTGTGGAAATGCAGAAGAGGTTACCTGTTCTATACAACCATGCGGATAGGTGATGAGGTACTGCAGTCGCTTCTCAAGGTTCATAGCAGGAATAGATGATATCTCTACCACAGCTTTATTTCCACCTGTACCTATGGCAGCAATAGCAGTGTTGAAGCCCTGACCGCCATTCAATGTATGTTCCTGCACAGTGGTAATGGGCGGATTGGGATTTCGTACATCCAACTCTACTTCATATTCTGCTCTTTCATTACCACTGGTAGCAATAAATTTTATTTTACCTACACCTGTTGCTGACCGCACACGTGCATTGAAGTATACCTGCTGTTCGCCGGTAGCAGAGAAGCTGATGTTTTGAGTGCTATTTTCTGCCTGAAGCAGTTGATTGGTCTGCAGGCTCAGCGAAACATTACGGATGTTGTTTTCGGTAGCAAACACAGTGAGCGGGATGCGCACCTGTTCAGTAGGACCAAGCACACGAGGGGTAGTGCCCAGCAGCATGAGTGGTTTCTTTACGGCAACCGCTTTTTCTGCAGCGCCATAAGCACCATTGCCTGCAGCTATTACCATAGCCCTTACACTACCCATATAAGGTGGTAAAACAAATGAATGTGTCTTGCTGCCACCGTTAGATTTGAAAGGCCCCATGAACTTGACTACAGGAGGAAAGCGATTGGCTTTTTTATTACCCGGTCCATCTCCTTCGTTATCACCACCAATGGTCAGAATTCTTTCGAGTCCACCGGCCCATGCGCCTATTACATAGTCGTACAGGTCCCATGTTTTTACACCCAGTGCTTCTTTGGTATAAAAAGCTTTGTGCGGGTCCGGAGTTTTATAGCGCGTAAGGTCTAGTAGCCCTTCGTCCACAATGGCTATCACATAGGTCATCGGTTTACCGCTGGCTTCACTTATGGTGATGTTGTTCGGCTGCTCCGGTCTTACCGCATCAGCCATTTTTATTACAGGTTTCAAAATGGTGTTCTTGTCTTCTACCATTACTGGTATTACACCATACATGCGGATAGGCAGGTCGTTGATGGTTTGTGCATGTGGCTGTATCAGCGAAACGTTTACATACACGTTTGGCGTCATCTCCTTTTCTGCTTTAAAGCTGAAAGTAGTTTGCCCTTGCTGTGTTTCGGTCCAGTAGGTTTTGATGACCTTGCTGCCATTCTCAATGCTAATGAATGCTCTGCCACCTTTCGATGAAGGGATGCTCAGCTTTACTTCTTCGCCGGCATTGTATTTCAATTTATCTGAAGTGAAGGATAACATAGAAGCCGCAGTAGGATCATCTTTGTTATCACGAGCCTGCCAATAAGGGTCATCTACATAGAAAGTTTTTCCAGTTACATGGCCGGTTTCACCATCGCGAATAAGCACCAGGTACCTGCCCCAATTTTCGCTGTTGATCTTAAGCGGGTAACTGCCTTTGCCATTAGCTATGGTAATGGTTTCTTTCTTTATGAGCTTGTTGTACTCATCCTGGCTAAAGTTGCTAAGGTTGTCGCTGCTGTTATCCCACCACCAGCGCCATTGGACCTTGTAAAGTTCTACCTGCAATGTGCTGTTGCCGGTTTTGGCCTTGCCATTTACATCTACATGCGCAACCTCCAGCCGGTGCGTTTTGCCTGCTTCCAGGTAGCCCCATGGCTTAGCGCCTTCTGGAACTTTTACTCCTACATAGCTGCTGTAGGCGTGGTAAGGATAGCTGACATTGTCGATGCTGAAATTGCCGCCGGGCTCAAATACTTTTACCAGCAGGTTTGCTTTCAGCACTCCCGGCGCTTCTGTATTGATGGTGAAGTTTGGCTTGATGTCGGCAGTCCCTGTTTCACTTAATGCACCGTCAAAGATTGTTTTCGACTGTGGTTCAAAATCGGCTGTGGGATTATCAAAAGTGTATCCTTCATATTTCGGAAAAGTAGTAGTAGACCTGTACAGCGCAACATCTACACGCGCTTTTAAACTTTTTGCTGTAGCGCCAAACAACCAACGGGCAGCAAGTTTACCGGGTGTAGCATCAGCACCTAATTGAGGATTGGCTCCAAAGTCAAGATCGATCTTAAGCCTGTTTGGCATCACCGTCTCGATCTTTATTTTCTTCTCAAAATGCGCTCCTCCTAGTTTCACTTTACAATTCCAATTGCCTGTAGGTGCGCCTGCATCTGTAGCAGTTCTAAAAATGTTGAAGCCATCTTCAGCATTTACCTGTACCATCTTCTTATACAGCTGTCCTGATGGTGCATACAGTTCCATTTCGATTGGATGATCCTTTGGCAGCTTGCGCTCTTTGTCTTCAATAATGCAGCTGAGATAAAGGCTGTCGCCAAGGCGCCATACACCACGCTCTCCAAAGATGAAACCTTTTATGCCGTTCTTAACTTCTGCTCCGCTTACATCAAAACGGCTGAGTGGTAAAGCACTTCCATCATCCAGTTTCAGATAACTTTTTTCATTGCCATTTTTTGCCACCAGCAAAAATGGTTTTCGTTTAACCTCAATGGTAGCTATACCATCGCTACTCGTTTTTCCTTTGGCAATTACCTGTCGCTGGTAATCCATCACTTCTACTTCTACACCAGCCATTGGTTCGGTAGAAATGATGTTGGTAGCTGCAACAAGCAGGTTGTTGTCATTACCTTTTCTTGCAGATAAACCAATATTGGTCGCTATAATATTCCTGCTGGCAAAGCGCTCTTTGTTGAAGTACGACCTGCTGCATGGATTATCTCTTTGACTCCAGTTGTAGCCATACGGGTAGTAGGAATCATAAGATTCCCAAAATTCATCGTCCTCATCTACACCATTATCACTTCCTTCATCGCTCCATTCATTGTAGTATTCTTCATCCTCTTCATCTTTTGCTTCTGCTGTTTGTGCGCAGGTATACAAAGAATATTCTGGTCTAAAACCTATATGTACCCTATAGATGGCACCTGGTTCGGCCCTTATATATTTGTCAATGTCAAGCGAGAACCTATTCTTCTTATGCAGGTTGAGCGAAGGATCATTATCAAGTTTAATGGTTGCTTTTGCCAAAGGCTTTCCTACTCGTCTTATTTCACTTTCTCCTTTCAGGTCGTTTAGTTGCAGGAATTGGCTCACGTTGTTCTCGTGGATTTTGATGATGCTAACATCAATTGCTTTCAGGTTGGTTGCTTCAAAAGGAAGCACCAGTTTGCCATCACTTGCAGGAAGGATGGTGCCGCGTCCGTGGATCTTTACTACAGGTAAACGATTTTCAAAAAAGATATTAGCTGTAAAAGCTTTCTCCAGCCTGTTGCCCCAAAGGTTGGTGATGCCGCTGTTGATATTCACTTTGTAGTTGCCATCTAATTGCGTAGAAGAATATGCTTTCACTTCGCTACCGTTGATGGTAAAGCTCATGTCCTCCTGTTCGCTCACTGCTATCAGTCCTTCCAGTTGTTGGTTGGTAGCAATAGGATCGCTGAACTGTACCAGTACATATTCTTCTGCTTCCTGCACCGCACGTACATTCAAAACTTTGAAATCACCAATGGCAGGCACTGCTATTTCAAGTTGATCTTTTTGGTCGATGTTCAAAGGCTTGCCATCCCATTGTAGTAGCAAAGTAGAGGCGGCATTCTGTCGTTTGATGCCTTCTATGGTAAAGTTGTGAGTTTTGTTTGCTTCATTGTGTTGCCACTTGATTGTTGGCGATGCGCCTTGCTGCGATACTTTCAATAAGCTTGCTATTTTACTGCTTTCTTCTACATCAGCAGTTTGCAATGTTCCGCTTAAAATCATTGCATCCTTATATCCATTTAATGCTCGTAGGCCATTTTCAATTACAGTAAATGAAGGCTTAATGACCTGCACATTGAACTTGAAATTTTTAAATTTCTCCGGCACCTTCCTCACTTTCGAAAGTTTAAAAGAAACCTCGTACAGTTCTCCCGGCTTCATGTCATTATCAGGTTTGAACTCTATGGTTCTTTCATCGGTCCAATAGGCTTTTCCTTTTACCGCAGGAGAAAAATCAAACAACTCCTCTTTGATTGTTTCATTTACAGCATGTGTGGTAGAAACGTCGGATGTTAATTGAATGCGGATGCTGTTCTTTTTTGAAACAACACCTGAAGTATATGCTTCAATGTATTTGCTGAACTCTGGATCGACTTGTGCAATTTCTTTTTTGTTGTTACAAGAAGAAATGAGGGTGATAAATAGAAGTAACATGCCGCTAATGAACAGCGGTGAAGCAGGATGGCGTTGCATGTAGTTTTGGGGATTGAAGTGCAATTAATTTGTGGAGGAAGTTAGTGAAATGGCAGCGAGAAATACAAACAGCAACTTGTTAAGAAGACATTAATTGTAGAAGATGTAGATTGGGTAACAAACGAGATCATGCACCATTTTCACCTGTTTAAAAAGCTGCTGGCCAATCAAACCAGCTTTCGAATATTCCTGCTTACAAAATTGCCGGTAGCCTTTTTTTGTGGACTACGCTTGGTTCGTATAAACGAGCAGGATGCTGCAATCAGTGTGCGTTATGGTTGGTTCAATACGAACCCTTTCAGGTCAATGTATTTTGCAGTTTTAAGTATGGCAGGCGAAGTGAGTACTGGTGTTTTAGCTATGGGTTATTTGTACAAACGCAATCCATCGGTAAGTATGTTGCTGGTGAAAACAGAAGGAGAGTTTTATAAAAAAGCTGTGGGTAAAATAGTATTTACATGCAAGGATGGTGAAGCACTGAATGCTGCTATTGAAAATGCAGTTGCTACCGGTGTAGCTACTAACTGTTCGTGCAAAACAGAAGGTTTGAATGAAGCTGGCGAAGTGGTGGCATCATTTGTTTTTACATGGAGTTTCAAAGCAAGAAGCAAAAAGAGCTAAAGCAACAATATAAAATACCAGGATATGAAACTATCATTTCACGGAGCGGCACAAACGGTTACAGGTTCAAAGCACCTGCTTACACTTGACAGCGGCAAGAAGATCTTGCTCGACTGCGGTATGTTCCAGGGTATGGGCCAGCTAACGGATAAGCTAAATAATGATGTTGGATTTGATCCAGCTGAAGTAAAACATCTTATTCTTTCGCATGCGCATATAGATCATTCAGGACTTATTCCAAAGCTGGTAAAGGAAGGTTTCAATGGTGCCATTCATTGTACATCAGCTACACGCGATCTTGCCGGTATACTGCTGGAAGATAGTGCTACCATACAACGTGACGATACGAAATTCATTAACCGGAAACGAAAGAAAAAAGGACTGCCACTGTTTGAACCAATGTTTGATCTTTCGCATGTTGCACAGGCGATGGAGCTGTTTAATGTGCAGTCATACGGGCAGTGGTTTACAATAGATGAAGGTGTAGAAGTTTTGTTTACAGATGCAGGACACATCATAGGAAGTGCTGCTGTAAGTCTAAGAATAAAGGAAGGAGATAAAGCGACAGCCATCACTTTCAGTGGAGATGTGGGAAGATATAATGATGCTATTTTAAAAGCACCTGAAGTATTTCCGCAAGCAGATTATATCATTTGCGAAAGCACCTATGGCAACAAGCTGCATGATGACGTGCATGGTACTACTGATACGCTTCATGGTTGGATTGAAAAGACATGCATTCACAAAAAAGGTAAACTCATCATACCAGCGTTTAGTGTGGGTAGAACACAGGAACTGCTGATTGCACTCAACCAATTAGAGAATGAAAAGCGACTGCCTGCAGTAACATATTATGTGGATAGTCCTCTGAGTTTGGAAGCAACTGAAGTAGTGCGTAGTCACCCTGAAAATTTTAATAAACAACTGCGGGATGTGCTGATGCACGATGAAGATGTTTTTGCTTTTAAAGGATTGAAGTATATCAAATCAGTTGATGAGAGTAAAGCGATCAACGATACTGATCAGCCATGTGTGATCATTAGTTCCAGTGGTATGGCTGATGCAGGCAGGGTTAAACATCATATCCGAAACAATATTTCTGAGGCTAAAAATACCATCCTGATGGTGGGTTATGCATCGCCATATTCCCTCGGCGGAAAGCTTGCAAACGGTGTAAAGCGCGTGAATATTTATGGTGAAGAATACAATGTAGAAGCCGAGGTTGGCAAGATGCGTAGCATGAGTGCACATGCAGATTACGACGACCTGGTGATGTTCCTTGACTGCCAGGACAGGCAAAAGGTGAAAAAGCTTTTCCTTGTACATGGGGAATATCATGTACAACTGGATTTTGCTCAGCGACTTACGCGAAAGGGTTGGCAGGTAGAAGTTCCGGGTATGAATTCTGTATTTGAGCTTGCATAAAATGTAGTGAGTTTGTAGCAGAAGTGTAAAAGCAATGCAATGCTGTGGCAACAGAGTTATATCAAAAAGCCATTCTTCCTTCTCAGAACTCACCACCCACAACAGGGAAAATATGAAGCTATCATTTCATGGTGCAGCACGCACAGTAACAGGTTCTAAACATTTACTTACGCTCGATAACGGCAAGAAAATTTTGATTGATTGCGGGCTGTTTCAAGGCATGGGTTCTAAGACAGATGACCTCAACAACGACTTTGGGTTTGAACCCTCAAGTATTGATGTTCTTATTGTAACGCATGCACACATCGATCATACTGGCTTGATCCCGAAATTGGTGAAAGATGGTTTCAACGGTAAAATCTATTCTACCCCAGCTACCAAAGATCTTGCAGAGATTTTGATGTATGACAGCGCAGAGATCCAAACATATGAGATAGACTACATCAACAAAAAGAGGGCGGCTAAAAATCTTCCACCTTACGAGCCCTTATATTCTTCCGAGCATGTACAGCAGGCTGTTGAAAGATTTGAAGTGCAGGAATACGAACAGTGGTTTAAAGTAGACGATGATGTAGAAGTAAGATTCACTCATACAGGTCATCTTATTGGTAGCGCTGCTATTCATTTACGCGTAAAAGAAAATGGCAAAACCAAAACCGTAACATTTAGTGGAGATGTTGGACGGTACAACAGTATGTTGCTGAAATCTCCTGCAGATTTTGAGCAGAGCGATTATATCATCTTAGAAAGTACCTACGGTGATAAGGCGCACGATATGGTTTTTAATACCGTTGATACTCTTCGAGATTGGGTGCGTAAAACCTGTCATCAAAAAGGTGGTAAACTGATCATCCCTGCATTTAGTGTAGGACGAACACAGGAAGTGTTATATGCGCTTAACCAACTTAGCATTGAAAACAGACTTCCCGAGCTTTTTTATTTTGTAGATAGTCCATTGAGTTCAAAAGCTAC
This region of Aridibaculum aurantiacum genomic DNA includes:
- the atpC gene encoding ATP synthase F1 subunit epsilon — protein: MTLEILTPERKLYSGEVYGVQLPGIDGLFEILDKHAPLVSALKKGNLKVIVDKTTSSNYSIQGGFVEVLNNKATVLVEGAVEA
- a CDS encoding DUF4136 domain-containing protein; amino-acid sequence: MKKHYLIAGLVAVGALTGCSKDPLQGMTQEESRIYITNHDSTARFGSYATFTISDSVTVINNNQVTRQQTTSDIAFISALRAEMQGRGYTMVNRTDKPDLAVNVNRIYNTSTGVINYGNYWGNYGGFYDPWMWGYGGMGFGSPFGFATYSITEGALSIDILDLKNASANNRINGIWSGLIRGSGIFNANTAASQVKQLFEQSPYLRKNQ
- a CDS encoding outer membrane beta-barrel protein — protein: MKTRIILAIAVLFAAMSNTANAQNRLRMELGYNVGIPTGSFKTNQINNTSFRGAIGEISYPVSNKFQLGLMSGFQNYHQKFGRQLYQTQDHQTISAVKTNSIDIIPLVLRGTYFPMGSNTQQLIQPYVSAGAGLSFVSYDQYLGEFGGSETAFPLMVQAGAGVIIPVGGMLPQTGIKLGATYNYSGYTKNDMNTKLGNIGVHAGFVFPMR
- the pbpC gene encoding penicillin-binding protein 1C → MVSLILSSVLFYFSLPTPLFHSQTSFVLEDAEGELLNASIAADGQWRFPYNEAVPEKFIECITTFEDKRFFYHPGVDPIAIGRAVWQNAKGNKVVSGGSTLSMQVIRLSRKKNRNIFQKLVESILAVRLECGYSKKEIIALYAANAPFGSNVVGLDAAAWRYFGRSASQLSWGEMATLAVLPNAPSLIHPGKNREALLRKRNALIQKLLLNKKIDTTTAELALLEPLPGAPLPLPQLAPHLLDRFRKEYPLLQQQDHEVSTRVTTTLQATLQKQVTQVVTRHHSSFRGNGINNAAAMVMEVETGNVLAYVGNVYNPTDPELESHVDVLAAPRSPGSTLKPLLYAALQADGQILPRQLIPDIPTQIGGYTPQNFNLQYDGAVPANQAISRSLNIPAVKMLQKYKYQRMYNLLQQYGFTTLKKPADHYGLSLILGGCEVTPWELAGVYSSLARSYLHQEKNKGKVVGDDWHMPRYQIKNQQSKIKNQEPVGQSTAQLVNQSTNQLINYTALWHTFNAMQEVMRPGEEGLWNMFSSAQRIAWKTGTSFGFRDGWAIGFTPKYCVVVWVGNTDGEGRPELTGINTAAPVMFDIFRLLPTSKWFQPPSYDFAYLPICHQSGYKAGMDCDAVDTMMVSISAANASSCPYHRKIHLDPTATFRATEACIQPSDMVHKSWFVLPPTMEYYYKNKHANYLPLPPFMSGCETDQSRSLEIIYPEQNAQLYIPKEFSGEKGRTVFTATHRTNAAKLFWHIDDQYYATTTRFHQLALDPSPGWHTLTVIDEAGESSTRRFQVLQKD
- a CDS encoding type II toxin-antitoxin system RelE/ParE family toxin; protein product: MAVKVVWTVDGTRSFQDILEYLLLNFSEKEAHRFFHAVEAKLKLAQSNPMMYRQSARFPNVHVTVVLKKVLLVYRYKQREQIIEVLVCWDGRRDPKKFKF